A single Pseudodesulfovibrio aespoeensis Aspo-2 DNA region contains:
- a CDS encoding OmpH family outer membrane protein codes for MKILPYCLLGLCLALVWTGSASAQASKVGFVNPQRIINESKVGRIAQEDLARLGKEKDRRVRESLQRLDAIKAELGKGTLSVSEEQASERSLRLAAREYETLVEESNADIQSEERQLIQFVMRRADSILRRIAEEMGFTMILTDPEIIGYVASSMDITDRVITELNSMI; via the coding sequence ATGAAAATACTGCCCTATTGCCTGCTCGGTCTGTGCCTTGCCCTGGTCTGGACCGGGTCTGCTTCGGCCCAGGCCTCCAAGGTCGGCTTTGTCAATCCCCAGCGCATCATCAACGAGTCCAAGGTCGGACGCATCGCCCAGGAGGATCTGGCCCGGCTCGGCAAGGAGAAGGACCGCCGCGTGCGCGAATCCCTGCAACGGCTGGACGCCATCAAGGCGGAACTGGGAAAAGGCACTCTGTCGGTTTCCGAGGAGCAGGCCAGTGAGCGGAGCCTGCGGCTGGCCGCCCGCGAATACGAGACCCTGGTGGAGGAGAGCAACGCGGACATCCAGTCCGAGGAGCGGCAGTTGATCCAATTCGTCATGCGCCGGGCCGACTCCATCCTGCGCCGCATCGCCGAGGAGATGGGGTTCACCATGATCCTCACTGATCCGGAGATCATCGGCTATGTGGCCAGTTCCATGGACATCACGGACCGTGTCATCACCGAACTCAACAGCATGATATAG